One Staphylococcus simiae genomic region harbors:
- a CDS encoding CorA metal ion transporter family protein, which yields MALSIVYQDQHQHFNHVYHISDVPNDAKMVWYDFNQPTSEEKDLLKSKFNLADHRIEESIYTVSRPKVAINHTNMQKYLVLHSINSEDFSAEPMSITVQEHQLITIHQNDIQALNEITAETLKTTNVESIDYIAIRIIDKVTANYFKYIDDVEDTVFSFENKNVDSTNNRSLMKDVFNIRSSIIKLKRVLFPMEELLDDFIEEGVYNNELQDNQLMKHIHSRLQRQCDTLDACEHMTDDIRDNNESYRSSRINKVMNVLTILSSIFFPLSLLTGWYGMNFSYMPELQWHYSYFVFTAFSLVIAVVLIIIFKRKQWF from the coding sequence ATGGCATTATCTATTGTTTATCAAGATCAACATCAACATTTTAACCATGTGTATCATATTTCTGATGTGCCCAATGATGCCAAAATGGTGTGGTATGATTTTAACCAACCAACAAGTGAAGAAAAAGATTTATTGAAATCGAAATTTAATTTAGCAGATCATCGTATTGAAGAGTCCATTTATACGGTATCAAGACCTAAAGTAGCGATTAATCATACCAATATGCAAAAGTATTTAGTTTTGCATTCAATTAACTCTGAAGATTTTAGTGCAGAACCGATGAGTATTACAGTTCAAGAACATCAGTTAATCACAATACATCAAAATGACATCCAAGCGTTAAATGAAATTACTGCAGAAACATTGAAGACGACTAATGTTGAATCAATTGATTATATTGCTATTAGAATTATTGATAAAGTGACTGCAAATTACTTCAAATATATCGATGATGTAGAAGATACTGTTTTTTCTTTTGAAAATAAAAATGTTGATTCTACAAATAATCGTAGTTTGATGAAAGATGTTTTTAACATTCGCTCGTCCATTATTAAATTAAAACGTGTGCTTTTTCCAATGGAAGAACTGTTAGACGATTTTATAGAAGAAGGTGTGTATAATAATGAGCTTCAAGATAATCAATTAATGAAGCATATTCATAGTAGATTACAAAGACAATGTGACACATTAGATGCATGCGAGCATATGACAGATGATATTAGAGACAATAATGAATCATATCGTTCCAGTCGTATTAATAAAGTAATGAATGTCTTAACCATACTGTCCTCTATTTTCTTTCCTTTATCGTTATTAACAGGTTGGTATGGTATGAACTTTTCATATATGCCTGAATTACAATGGCATTATAGCTACTTTGTTTTTACAGCATTCTCATTGGTTATTGCGGTCGTATTAATTATTATTTTTAAACGCAAGCAATGGTTTTAA
- a CDS encoding AAA family ATPase yields MNNGFFNSDFDSILRRMMQDMQGSSNSGNKKYYINGKEVSPEELAQLSQQSGNHSAEQSAQAFQQATGQQGQSADGSYLDQIGRNLTQEARDGLLDPVIGRNKEIQETAEVLSRRTKNNPILVGEAGVGKTAVVEGLAQAIVAGNVPAAIKDKDIISVDISSLEAGTQYRGAFEENIQKLVDAVKSAENVVLFFDEIHQIIGSGSTGGDSGSKGLSDILKPALSRGEISIIGATTQDEYRNNILKDAALTRRFNEVLVNEPSAEDTVEILKGIREKFEQHHQVKLPDDVLKACVDLSIQYIPQRLLPDKAIDVLDITAAHLSAQSPAVDKVETEKRITELENDKRKAVSAEEYKEADNIQKQIKELQDKLDNSNGEHTAVATVQDISDTIERLTGIPVSQMDDNDIERLKNINNRLKSKIIGQDKAVDMVSRAIRRNRAGFDDGHRPIGSFLFVGPTGVGKTELAKQLAIDLFGNKEALIRLDMSEYSDTTAVSKMIGTTAGYVGYDDNSNTLTEKVRRNPYSVILFDEIEKANPQILTLLLQVMDDGNLTDGQGNVINFKNTIIICTSNAGFGNGNDSEEKEIMEDLKKFFRPEFLNRFNGIVEFLHLDKKALQDIVNLLLDDVQVTLDKKGITMTVSDDAKNWLIEEGYDEELGARPLRRVVEQQVRDKITDYYLDHTDVKHVNIELVDNDIVVKGE; encoded by the coding sequence ATGAATAACGGTTTTTTCAATAGTGATTTTGACTCAATTTTACGAAGAATGATGCAAGACATGCAAGGTTCAAGTAATAGTGGCAATAAGAAATACTATATCAACGGAAAAGAAGTTTCACCTGAAGAACTTGCTCAATTATCACAACAAAGTGGTAATCATTCTGCTGAGCAAAGTGCACAAGCTTTCCAACAAGCTACTGGACAACAAGGTCAATCAGCAGATGGCAGTTATTTAGATCAAATCGGTCGCAATCTTACACAAGAAGCTCGTGATGGCTTATTAGATCCGGTTATCGGACGTAATAAAGAAATTCAAGAGACAGCTGAAGTTCTAAGTAGAAGAACAAAAAACAATCCTATTCTAGTTGGTGAAGCTGGTGTGGGTAAAACAGCTGTAGTTGAAGGTTTAGCCCAAGCTATTGTTGCAGGTAATGTCCCAGCAGCAATTAAAGATAAAGATATTATTTCAGTAGATATTTCATCTTTAGAAGCAGGAACACAATACCGTGGTGCCTTTGAAGAAAACATTCAGAAATTAGTTGATGCTGTTAAATCAGCTGAAAATGTTGTCTTATTCTTCGATGAAATTCATCAAATCATTGGTTCTGGTTCTACTGGTGGCGATTCAGGAAGCAAAGGATTATCAGACATTTTGAAACCAGCATTAAGTCGTGGTGAAATTTCTATTATCGGTGCAACTACTCAAGATGAATATCGTAACAATATTCTAAAAGATGCTGCCTTAACACGTCGTTTCAATGAAGTGCTTGTCAATGAACCAAGTGCTGAAGATACTGTCGAAATACTTAAAGGTATTCGTGAGAAATTCGAACAGCACCATCAAGTTAAACTTCCAGATGATGTATTGAAAGCATGTGTAGATTTATCTATTCAATATATTCCACAACGTTTATTACCAGACAAAGCTATTGATGTACTAGACATTACAGCAGCTCATTTATCAGCGCAAAGTCCTGCGGTTGATAAAGTAGAAACTGAAAAACGCATTACAGAATTAGAAAATGATAAACGTAAAGCTGTTAGCGCTGAAGAATATAAAGAAGCAGATAATATTCAAAAACAAATCAAAGAACTGCAAGATAAATTGGATAACAGTAACGGTGAACATACAGCAGTTGCTACTGTTCAAGATATTTCAGACACTATCGAGCGCTTAACTGGTATTCCAGTTTCTCAAATGGATGACAATGACATTGAGCGTTTAAAAAATATTAATAATAGACTAAAAAGTAAAATTATCGGGCAGGATAAAGCAGTAGATATGGTTTCTAGAGCTATACGCCGTAATCGTGCTGGCTTTGACGATGGTCACCGTCCTATTGGTAGTTTCTTATTTGTAGGTCCTACTGGTGTTGGTAAAACTGAATTAGCAAAACAACTGGCTATCGATTTATTTGGTAATAAAGAAGCATTAATCCGTTTAGATATGAGTGAATATAGTGATACAACAGCAGTATCTAAAATGATTGGTACAACTGCTGGTTATGTTGGTTACGATGATAATTCCAACACATTAACTGAAAAAGTTCGTCGTAATCCTTATTCAGTTATATTATTTGATGAAATTGAAAAAGCAAATCCACAAATTTTAACATTGTTATTACAAGTTATGGATGATGGTAATTTAACTGATGGACAAGGTAATGTCATTAACTTCAAAAATACAATTATTATATGTACATCTAATGCTGGATTTGGTAACGGTAATGACAGTGAAGAGAAAGAAATCATGGAAGATTTGAAAAAATTCTTCCGTCCTGAGTTCCTTAACCGTTTCAATGGCATAGTAGAATTCTTGCATTTAGACAAAAAAGCATTGCAAGATATCGTCAATTTATTATTAGATGATGTTCAGGTCACTCTTGATAAAAAAGGTATTACGATGACAGTTTCAGACGATGCTAAAAATTGGTTAATTGAAGAAGGCTATGATGAAGAATTAGGTGCACGTCCTTTACGTCGTGTTGTCGAACAACAAGTTCGAGATAAAATTACTGATTACTATTTAGATCATACAGATGTTAAACATGTGAATATCGAATTAGTAGACAATGATATCGTTGTTAAAGGTGAATAA
- a CDS encoding FeoB-associated Cys-rich membrane protein yields MSIIVNALIFIAIFGYAIYTIVKFFKRSKQGKCGSCDTGSSCCESQEMSKELSKKLGHHQ; encoded by the coding sequence GTGTCAATTATTGTCAATGCATTAATATTTATTGCGATTTTTGGTTATGCCATTTACACGATTGTTAAATTTTTTAAACGTTCTAAACAAGGGAAATGTGGTTCATGTGATACGGGAAGTAGTTGTTGTGAATCACAGGAAATGTCAAAAGAATTATCGAAAAAATTAGGACATCACCAATAA
- a CDS encoding FeoA family protein gives MLSIKTGEKNKQYHIKHIDIDNINMRYRLSAFGLTDGSTIKIKQKCLFKGPCIIETNGQQVSIRQCDACRIALEE, from the coding sequence ATGTTAAGTATTAAAACAGGGGAAAAGAATAAACAATATCACATTAAACATATAGATATAGATAATATTAATATGCGTTATCGCTTAAGTGCATTTGGTTTAACAGATGGCTCAACAATAAAAATTAAGCAAAAATGTCTGTTTAAAGGACCATGTATTATTGAAACAAATGGGCAACAAGTGAGTATTAGACAATGTGATGCTTGTCGTATAGCTCTTGAAGAGTAG
- the farE gene encoding MMPL family transporter — protein sequence MAKFLYKMGTFIAKHKWASLIAWVIILAAIFIPMSMNAPKFDNDIKMTGLKSLDTNDKIEKYFNQDSEKAQIRVVFKSHNDNGIVKPSITKDIKQTLKDIKKDDKHVDVISDPYDNKQISKDKSTAFADITYDVSQTSLKDKSRDNVKDHLKDLREDHNVQTELTGTGMTSSEIGGNSELVGIIVAFVVLLITFGSVIAAGLPIVSALIGLASGVGIISLLTYAFDIPNVTLTLSVMIGLAVGIDYALFILFRYRQVMKTESDYIKGIGLAVGTAGSAVIFAGVTVVIAVCGLSLVGIDFLAVMGFASAISVIFAVFSALTLLPALVSIFHKRIKVKTMKSEFKNDHDTPWSKFVVGNSLAAVLLGLIILVAAAIPITHMRLGIPDDGVKPADSTQKKAYDIISDKFGEGFNGQIPMLINVKDKKDDPAELQKDLQSLYKDIDKKKHVDMVTPPQMSKNKDYALMVVIPEKGPNAESTNDLVHKLRDYNKDAQDKYGFKTEISGQSVINIDMSQKLNEAIPLFAGVIVVLAFFLLMIVFRSILIPLKAVLGFVLSLMATLGFTTLVMQDGFMKGLFGVDTTGPMLAFLPVITIGILFGLAMDYEVFLMSRIHEEYSKTKDNDYSIKVGLKESGGVIIAAALIMFSVFFAFVFQDDVMIKSMGMALAFGVLFDAFIVRLMVIPALTKLFGRGSWYLPGWLSRIIPHIDIEGHALESYKTKSTSNTFKSPTTSSHRTEHYDKTFSIHHSQQQHSNNEQKTMTQATNNIRLNDETMQLYQQVKQQSVNPNFLYDALIDYQTKHQLSTHQQQTTVEQLNNNIERLNELLEQNLKNK from the coding sequence TTGGCGAAATTTTTATATAAAATGGGAACATTTATTGCGAAACATAAATGGGCATCATTGATTGCATGGGTAATTATTCTAGCTGCAATTTTTATACCTATGTCAATGAATGCACCAAAATTCGATAATGATATAAAAATGACAGGATTAAAGTCATTAGATACAAACGATAAAATTGAAAAATATTTTAATCAAGATAGTGAAAAGGCACAAATACGTGTCGTCTTTAAGAGTCACAATGATAATGGGATTGTCAAACCAAGTATCACGAAAGATATTAAACAAACACTTAAAGACATTAAAAAGGATGATAAACATGTAGATGTTATTTCAGATCCTTATGATAATAAACAAATCAGTAAAGATAAATCTACAGCATTTGCCGATATTACATATGATGTTAGCCAAACGTCATTAAAAGATAAATCTCGTGATAATGTTAAAGATCATTTGAAAGATTTGAGAGAAGATCATAATGTACAAACTGAATTAACTGGTACAGGTATGACATCTTCAGAAATTGGGGGCAACTCTGAATTAGTAGGTATCATAGTTGCCTTTGTAGTATTACTAATTACATTTGGTTCAGTAATTGCAGCGGGATTACCAATCGTCAGTGCATTGATTGGTTTAGCATCTGGTGTCGGCATTATTAGTTTACTAACGTATGCCTTTGATATTCCTAATGTAACTTTGACACTATCTGTCATGATAGGATTGGCAGTAGGTATTGACTATGCCTTGTTTATATTATTTAGATATCGACAAGTTATGAAAACAGAAAGTGATTATATTAAAGGTATAGGACTAGCAGTAGGTACAGCAGGTAGTGCAGTTATCTTTGCTGGTGTCACAGTGGTCATCGCTGTATGTGGTCTGTCATTAGTTGGCATTGACTTCTTGGCTGTTATGGGATTCGCTTCAGCTATTAGTGTTATCTTCGCTGTCTTTAGTGCGTTGACGTTATTACCAGCATTAGTGAGTATTTTCCATAAACGTATTAAAGTCAAGACTATGAAATCAGAATTTAAAAATGATCATGATACACCGTGGTCTAAATTCGTAGTCGGCAACTCCTTAGCAGCAGTATTATTAGGTCTCATTATTTTAGTAGCAGCGGCCATTCCAATCACCCATATGAGATTAGGTATTCCAGATGATGGTGTGAAACCAGCTGATTCCACTCAGAAAAAAGCCTATGATATTATCTCTGATAAATTTGGCGAAGGATTTAATGGTCAAATCCCAATGCTAATAAATGTTAAAGATAAAAAAGATGATCCAGCTGAATTACAAAAAGATTTACAATCACTTTATAAAGATATAGATAAAAAGAAACATGTTGATATGGTTACACCACCGCAAATGAGTAAAAATAAAGATTACGCATTGATGGTTGTTATACCTGAAAAAGGTCCAAATGCAGAAAGTACAAATGACTTAGTTCATAAACTAAGAGATTATAATAAAGATGCACAAGATAAATATGGATTTAAAACAGAAATTTCTGGTCAAAGTGTTATCAACATTGATATGTCACAGAAATTAAATGAAGCCATTCCATTATTTGCAGGTGTTATTGTTGTATTAGCATTCTTCTTATTAATGATTGTATTCCGATCTATTTTAATTCCATTAAAAGCAGTACTAGGTTTTGTGTTGTCATTAATGGCAACTTTAGGATTTACAACGTTAGTTATGCAAGATGGTTTTATGAAAGGATTGTTCGGTGTTGATACGACAGGTCCAATGTTGGCCTTCTTACCAGTTATTACAATAGGGATACTCTTTGGCTTAGCAATGGATTATGAAGTATTCTTAATGTCTAGAATTCATGAAGAATATAGTAAGACGAAAGACAATGATTATTCTATTAAAGTAGGCTTGAAAGAAAGTGGCGGAGTTATTATTGCAGCTGCTTTAATCATGTTCAGTGTATTCTTCGCTTTCGTCTTCCAAGATGATGTCATGATTAAATCTATGGGTATGGCATTAGCATTTGGTGTGTTATTTGATGCCTTTATTGTAAGATTAATGGTGATTCCGGCATTAACTAAATTGTTTGGTAGAGGTTCATGGTACTTACCAGGATGGTTAAGTAGAATTATTCCTCATATTGATATTGAAGGGCATGCTTTAGAAAGTTATAAAACTAAATCGACTTCGAATACTTTCAAGTCACCAACAACATCATCACATCGTACAGAACACTATGATAAAACATTTAGTATTCATCATAGTCAGCAACAGCACAGTAACAATGAACAAAAAACTATGACACAAGCAACAAATAATATCAGACTAAATGATGAAACAATGCAATTATATCAACAAGTTAAACAACAATCAGTCAATCCTAATTTCCTATATGATGCTTTGATAGATTATCAAACTAAACATCAATTAAGCACGCATCAACAACAAACAACAGTTGAACAACTCAATAACAATATTGAGCGTTTAAATGAACTGTTAGAACAAAACTTAAAAAATAAATAA
- a CDS encoding TetR/AcrR family transcriptional regulator produces the protein MKENDLRVIKTRKALSSSLYQLLEQRLFQSITVNQICDNALVHRTTFYKHFYDKYDLLEYLFNELAKGFFAADIKQRLHHPFQTMNDNISNKEELQKIANLQEEDAEFNKALKNVCINVMKKDIKNNISRIKVDDTIPDNLIYYIYGGLLDGFMAWIKNEDITMSPQDIDLIFNKSITLKIED, from the coding sequence ATGAAAGAAAATGATTTAAGAGTTATTAAAACTAGAAAAGCTTTATCCTCGAGTTTATATCAACTGTTAGAACAACGCTTATTTCAATCTATTACAGTCAATCAAATTTGTGATAATGCACTTGTGCATCGCACAACATTTTATAAGCATTTTTATGATAAATATGACTTACTCGAGTACTTGTTTAATGAATTGGCAAAAGGTTTCTTTGCTGCTGACATTAAACAACGTCTGCACCATCCATTCCAAACTATGAATGACAATATTAGTAATAAAGAAGAACTACAAAAAATTGCTAATTTACAAGAAGAAGATGCTGAATTTAATAAAGCTCTGAAAAATGTCTGTATTAATGTGATGAAAAAAGACATCAAAAATAACATCTCTCGTATTAAAGTGGATGATACTATTCCAGACAATTTAATTTATTACATTTATGGTGGCTTATTAGATGGCTTTATGGCATGGATTAAAAATGAAGATATTACAATGTCACCACAAGATATTGATTTGATTTTTAATAAATCTATCACTTTAAAAATAGAAGACTAA
- the pruA gene encoding L-glutamate gamma-semialdehyde dehydrogenase, producing MVVEFKNEPGYDFSVQDNVDMFKEELKKVKGQLGQDIPLVINGEKIFKEDKIDSINPANTSQLIAKASKATTSDVEDAFKAAKEAYKSWKTWSANDRAELMLRIAAIIRHRKAEIAAVMVYEAGKPWDEAVGDAAEGIDFIEYYARSMMDLAHGKKVNDREGEHNQYFYKPIGTGVTIPPWNFPFAIMAGTTLAPVVAGNTVLLKPAEDTPYTAYKLMEILEEAGLPKGVVNFVPGDPKEIGDYLVDHIDTHFVTFTGSRATGTRIYERSAVVHEGQDFLKRVIAEMGGKDAIVVDENVDTDLAAEAIVTSAFGFSGQKCSACSRAIVHKDVYDEILEKSVKLTKELTLGNTEDNTYMGPVINKKQFDKIKNYIEIGKEEGKLEQGGGTDDSTGYFVEPTIFSDLKSKDRIMQEEIFGPVVGFVKVNDFDEAIEVANDTDYGLTGAVITNNREHWIKAVNEYDVGNLYLNRGCTSAVVGYHPFGGFKMSGTDAKTGSPDYLLHFLEQKVVSEMF from the coding sequence ATGGTAGTAGAATTCAAGAATGAACCTGGTTACGATTTTTCAGTTCAAGACAACGTAGATATGTTTAAAGAAGAATTGAAAAAAGTTAAAGGCCAACTAGGTCAAGATATTCCGTTGGTAATTAATGGAGAGAAGATCTTCAAAGAAGACAAAATTGATTCAATCAATCCTGCAAATACATCTCAACTTATTGCTAAAGCATCAAAAGCTACAACAAGCGACGTTGAAGATGCTTTTAAAGCTGCTAAGGAAGCATATAAGTCATGGAAGACTTGGTCAGCAAATGATCGTGCAGAATTAATGCTACGTATTGCGGCTATTATCCGTCATCGTAAAGCTGAAATTGCTGCAGTGATGGTTTATGAAGCAGGCAAGCCTTGGGATGAGGCAGTAGGTGATGCAGCTGAAGGTATTGATTTTATTGAATATTATGCGCGTTCAATGATGGATTTAGCACATGGTAAGAAAGTGAATGACCGTGAAGGCGAACACAATCAATATTTCTACAAGCCTATTGGAACAGGTGTAACAATTCCGCCATGGAATTTCCCATTCGCAATTATGGCTGGTACTACATTAGCGCCAGTAGTTGCTGGTAATACAGTATTATTGAAGCCTGCTGAAGATACACCATATACAGCTTACAAATTAATGGAAATTTTAGAAGAAGCAGGATTACCTAAAGGTGTCGTTAACTTTGTCCCAGGTGATCCAAAAGAGATTGGTGACTATTTAGTTGACCATATCGATACTCACTTTGTAACATTCACCGGTTCACGCGCAACTGGTACAAGAATCTATGAACGTAGTGCTGTTGTGCATGAAGGACAGGACTTCTTAAAACGTGTTATCGCCGAAATGGGTGGTAAAGATGCGATTGTTGTTGATGAAAATGTAGATACAGACTTAGCAGCAGAAGCTATTGTAACATCAGCATTTGGTTTCTCTGGTCAAAAATGTTCAGCATGTTCACGTGCAATTGTACACAAAGATGTTTATGATGAAATTTTAGAAAAATCTGTCAAACTAACTAAAGAATTAACATTAGGTAATACCGAAGATAACACTTATATGGGTCCAGTTATCAATAAAAAGCAATTTGATAAAATTAAAAATTATATTGAAATTGGTAAAGAAGAAGGTAAATTAGAACAAGGTGGCGGAACTGATGATTCAACTGGCTACTTTGTAGAACCAACAATTTTCTCTGACTTGAAATCAAAAGATAGAATTATGCAAGAAGAAATCTTCGGTCCAGTAGTTGGTTTTGTTAAAGTAAATGACTTTGATGAAGCAATTGAAGTGGCGAATGATACAGATTATGGTTTGACGGGTGCAGTGATTACTAATAATCGTGAACACTGGATTAAAGCAGTCAATGAATATGATGTTGGTAACTTATACTTAAATAGAGGTTGTACATCAGCTGTAGTAGGTTATCATCCATTCGGTGGCTTTAAAATGTCAGGCACAGATGCTAAAACAGGTAGTCCAGATTACCTATTACATTTCTTAGAACAGAAAGTTGTATCAGAAATGTTTTAA
- a CDS encoding acyltransferase family protein — protein sequence MKVYTGVIFWMRAIACLSIVIIHSITTTFSKMHHVNFGVPIRLFELTLMFSTPLFVFISEFLLAKNYGSKIKEGFFKSRLLYLGIPYVIINLALSFFYHRPNSFTQYLEYVFQTMFHGGAVTYFIIIIFQFYILHWLFAKYLYGLHPIKIITYSIIITSLYWAIRTFIPVPSNPILAAIWGREGWMIFVGWLSYFLLGFYIGIYYEAFMNKIKNYTWHIIIGLLLSILFLFTNYLLHISDWVESKRYDMPFYVTMVILMFFLLSSYFKYVPKFIIFISNYSFCIYLVHFFFVHRIGLLSQHPIKNIIFNTIITLVLSICLSYILNLFKFGKFVVGSIGKIKYEDVYKSYLNKQID from the coding sequence TTGAAAGTTTATACGGGTGTTATATTTTGGATGCGTGCCATTGCTTGTTTAAGTATTGTCATCATCCATTCTATAACTACAACATTTAGTAAAATGCATCACGTTAATTTTGGTGTACCTATAAGGCTTTTTGAATTAACACTGATGTTTAGTACACCATTGTTTGTCTTTATTTCTGAGTTTTTACTAGCTAAAAATTATGGATCGAAAATTAAAGAAGGTTTTTTCAAAAGTAGATTACTATATTTAGGTATACCTTATGTCATTATTAATTTAGCGTTATCTTTCTTTTATCACAGACCTAATAGTTTTACACAATATTTAGAATATGTCTTTCAAACAATGTTTCACGGTGGTGCAGTAACTTATTTCATCATCATTATTTTTCAATTTTATATTTTACATTGGTTATTCGCTAAATATTTATATGGCTTACATCCGATTAAGATCATTACTTATTCTATTATTATTACTTCATTATATTGGGCGATTAGAACTTTTATTCCTGTACCAAGTAATCCTATTTTAGCAGCAATTTGGGGAAGAGAAGGTTGGATGATATTTGTTGGTTGGTTAAGTTATTTCTTATTAGGATTTTATATTGGTATATACTATGAGGCATTCATGAATAAAATTAAAAATTATACTTGGCACATCATTATTGGCTTATTATTATCTATTTTATTTTTATTCACAAATTATCTCTTACATATTTCAGATTGGGTTGAATCCAAACGTTACGATATGCCTTTTTACGTAACTATGGTTATACTCATGTTTTTCTTATTATCATCTTATTTTAAATATGTTCCAAAATTCATTATTTTTATAAGCAATTATTCTTTTTGTATTTATTTAGTTCATTTCTTTTTTGTACATCGTATTGGATTGTTAAGTCAACATCCTATCAAAAATATTATTTTTAATACTATCATTACATTAGTCTTATCAATATGTCTTAGTTATATTCTTAATTTATTTAAATTCGGCAAATTTGTAGTAGGTAGTATAGGGAAAATTAAGTACGAAGATGTTTACAAAAGTTATCTAAATAAACAAATAGATTAA
- a CDS encoding sugar O-acetyltransferase, which translates to MSEKEKMLAHQWYDANFDQELIADRQRAKELCFDLNHTRPSNNEQRKQLIDELFQSKTNNVDIAIPFDTDYGWNVTLGKNVFVNTNCYFMDGGSITIGDNVFIGPNCGFYTATHPLDFKRRNEGLELAEPIVIGSNTWFGGHVAVMPGVTIGQGSVIGASSVVTKDIPPNSLAVGNPCRVIKQIDNEA; encoded by the coding sequence ATGTCAGAGAAAGAAAAAATGTTAGCCCATCAGTGGTATGATGCCAACTTTGATCAAGAATTAATAGCAGACAGACAGCGAGCAAAAGAACTCTGTTTTGACTTGAACCATACACGACCAAGTAATAATGAACAAAGAAAACAATTGATTGATGAGTTGTTCCAAAGTAAAACTAACAATGTAGATATTGCGATACCATTTGATACTGATTATGGTTGGAATGTCACTTTAGGTAAAAATGTATTTGTGAATACGAATTGTTATTTTATGGATGGTGGCAGTATTACAATTGGTGATAATGTATTTATTGGGCCGAATTGTGGGTTTTATACTGCGACACACCCATTAGATTTTAAAAGACGTAATGAAGGATTAGAGTTAGCAGAGCCAATCGTCATTGGTAGTAATACGTGGTTTGGTGGACACGTTGCAGTTATGCCAGGTGTAACCATAGGACAAGGTAGTGTGATTGGAGCAAGTAGCGTTGTAACTAAAGATATCCCACCAAATAGTCTAGCAGTAGGAAATCCATGTAGAGTTATAAAGCAAATTGATAATGAAGCATAA